A single genomic interval of Psychroserpens sp. NJDZ02 harbors:
- a CDS encoding BT_3928 family protein, whose amino-acid sequence MKYIVGFLRIFVGIFFIISGFIKLNDPIGFAFKLEEYFGPTVLDLPFFIPYALGISIIVVVFEVLLGIFLIIGYKPKFTIWSLLLMIIFFTFLTFYSAYFDKVKDCGCFGDAMKMDPWESFGKDVFLLVLILIIFFGIKHIKPFFGKLATTILSLLSFIACLGFAYHVLMHLPSIDFRPFKIGNNITDNMIVPDDAPQPVIEYTWTFDESGTQKEYLTSGSYPESTGTYVGVTTETISEGYEPPIHDFSIEKDGEDFTQDILTRPHVILIVNYNLAISETEGLKAIKIASDMAIANGYDVIGLTASGPDEVAVVTSEYKLNFDYYFCDETALKTIIRSNPGLLKLEKGTIIQKVHWNDIDQLALPKVERPAPKVVEEVIVYFIDDALATKAETEALDPETIERMDVFKDKTQLDSLNIDSEKNIGGVIKITLKQE is encoded by the coding sequence ATGAAATACATAGTCGGTTTTTTAAGAATATTTGTTGGTATATTTTTTATTATTTCGGGATTTATAAAGCTCAATGATCCAATAGGATTTGCTTTTAAATTAGAGGAGTATTTTGGACCAACCGTTTTAGATTTACCATTTTTTATTCCTTATGCTTTAGGAATTTCAATAATAGTAGTCGTTTTTGAAGTGCTTTTAGGAATCTTTTTAATCATTGGTTACAAGCCTAAATTTACAATTTGGAGTTTACTATTAATGATTATCTTTTTTACATTCTTAACCTTTTATTCTGCCTATTTTGATAAAGTAAAAGATTGTGGATGCTTTGGGGATGCTATGAAAATGGATCCGTGGGAAAGCTTTGGTAAAGACGTTTTTCTGTTAGTTTTAATTTTAATTATCTTCTTCGGAATAAAACACATCAAACCATTTTTTGGTAAGCTAGCCACAACTATACTGTCTTTATTAAGTTTTATAGCTTGTTTAGGATTTGCATACCACGTGTTAATGCATTTACCATCAATTGACTTTAGACCTTTTAAAATAGGAAATAACATTACAGATAACATGATTGTGCCTGATGATGCGCCACAACCTGTAATAGAATATACTTGGACTTTTGACGAAAGTGGTACGCAAAAAGAATACCTGACCAGCGGATCCTATCCAGAATCTACAGGTACGTATGTTGGTGTGACAACAGAAACTATATCGGAAGGGTATGAGCCACCAATCCATGATTTTTCAATAGAAAAAGATGGCGAGGATTTTACACAGGATATTTTAACAAGACCACACGTTATATTAATTGTTAATTACAATTTAGCAATATCAGAAACGGAAGGTTTAAAAGCTATAAAGATAGCGTCAGACATGGCAATTGCCAACGGTTATGATGTGATTGGTTTAACAGCATCTGGACCTGATGAAGTAGCGGTAGTTACATCAGAATATAAATTAAACTTTGATTACTATTTCTGTGACGAGACGGCTTTAAAAACAATCATCCGTTCTAACCCAGGATTGTTAAAATTAGAAAAAGGAACGATTATCCAAAAAGTACATTGGAATGATATTGATCAATTAGCATTACCAAAAGTAGAGCGACCGGCACCTAAAGTGGTTGAGGAAGTTATTGTTTATTTTATTGATGATGCTTTGGCGACTAAAGCAGAAACGGAAGCTTTAGATCCGGAAACTATTGAGAGAATGGATGTGTTTAAAGACAAAACGCAATTGGATTCATTAAACATAGACAGCGAAAAAAATATTGGAGGAGTGATTAAAATCACGCTTAAACAAGAATAA
- a CDS encoding ABC transporter permease, translating into MIPYLLNKTLYALLTLFGVVTVIFLLFSVLPGDPAQMMLGQNEDSQQLAIIKKKYGFDKPVGTQYLYYLNDLSPISFHSKTEGDYTYLSQDKYAATQLFSLGNTTTVVKLPYLRESFTKQGKKVSQVLSETLPNTFVLAVSAILIAIFLGVILGVVSALKKDTFLDKIIQILSTLGMSVPSFFSAILFAWLFGFVLHKYTNLEMTGSLYELDDFGEKMHIKWKNLILPAIVLGIRPLAVVIQLMRNSLLEVLNQDYIRTARAKGLSEFQIIKKHAIKNALNPVVTAISGWFASMLAGAVFVEYIFGWNGLGKEIVNALNTLDLPVIMGSVLIIALLFIIINIFVDIIYTWLDPKVKLE; encoded by the coding sequence CTGATACCGTATTTACTAAATAAAACCCTGTATGCATTACTCACCTTATTTGGTGTGGTAACTGTTATATTTCTTTTATTTAGTGTGCTTCCAGGAGATCCAGCACAAATGATGTTGGGGCAAAACGAGGATAGTCAGCAACTAGCCATTATTAAAAAAAAGTATGGTTTTGATAAACCGGTGGGCACGCAGTATTTGTATTATTTAAACGATTTATCTCCAATCTCATTTCATTCTAAAACGGAAGGGGATTACACCTATTTAAGTCAGGATAAATACGCGGCTACACAACTGTTCTCATTAGGTAATACCACAACAGTTGTAAAATTGCCATACTTACGGGAATCCTTTACTAAGCAAGGAAAAAAAGTGAGTCAAGTCTTATCAGAGACTTTACCAAATACGTTTGTACTGGCGGTGTCAGCAATACTAATCGCTATCTTTTTGGGTGTTATTTTAGGCGTGGTTTCGGCATTAAAAAAAGATACGTTTTTAGACAAAATCATTCAGATATTAAGTACCTTGGGTATGAGCGTACCGTCTTTTTTTAGTGCTATATTATTCGCTTGGTTATTTGGTTTTGTATTACACAAATACACCAATCTAGAAATGACAGGAAGTCTTTACGAGTTGGATGATTTCGGTGAAAAAATGCACATAAAATGGAAAAACTTAATCCTACCAGCAATCGTTTTAGGGATAAGGCCATTAGCTGTCGTTATACAATTAATGCGAAACTCCTTATTAGAAGTCCTAAATCAAGATTATATCAGGACAGCTAGAGCAAAAGGATTATCAGAGTTTCAGATTATAAAAAAACACGCCATTAAAAACGCCTTAAATCCTGTAGTAACCGCAATCTCAGGTTGGTTTGCAAGTATGCTAGCGGGTGCAGTGTTTGTAGAGTATATTTTTGGATGGAACGGATTAGGGAAAGAAATCGTAAACGCGCTTAACACCTTAGATTTACCTGTCATTATGGGATCTGTGTTAATTATCGCCTTACTATTCATTATAATTAATATTTTTGTAGACATTATATACACTTGGTTAGATCCAAAAGTTAAACTAGAATAA
- the tpiA gene encoding triose-phosphate isomerase, whose product MRKNIVAGNWKMNNDLPQSEALISDLKKQTKTSNAEVMIAPTFTNLWHAFEATRHDDIEVIAQNMHFAENGAYTGEVSADMLKSVGIQTVILGHSERRAYFNEDDAILAKKVDQALSKDLRVIFCFGEELADRKAANHEAVVEGQIKNALFHLEASAFKNIVLAYEPVWAIGTGETASPEQAQDMHKFIRKTLNDKYGNQVADDMTILYGGSVKPANAKEIFSKPDVDGGLIGGAALKAEDFYAIVNAF is encoded by the coding sequence ATGAGAAAAAACATAGTAGCCGGAAACTGGAAAATGAATAATGATTTACCACAATCAGAAGCCCTAATTTCAGATTTAAAAAAGCAAACCAAAACGTCTAACGCAGAAGTTATGATTGCGCCAACATTTACTAACTTATGGCACGCTTTTGAAGCAACCAGACATGATGATATCGAGGTAATTGCACAAAACATGCACTTTGCAGAAAACGGAGCATACACTGGAGAAGTAAGTGCAGATATGCTTAAAAGCGTTGGGATCCAAACAGTAATCTTGGGTCACTCAGAGCGTCGTGCGTATTTTAACGAAGACGATGCTATTTTAGCTAAAAAAGTAGACCAAGCCTTATCTAAAGACTTACGTGTTATTTTCTGTTTTGGAGAAGAGCTAGCAGACCGTAAGGCAGCAAATCACGAAGCAGTGGTAGAAGGACAAATCAAAAACGCCTTGTTTCATTTAGAGGCTTCAGCATTTAAAAATATAGTATTGGCTTATGAGCCTGTTTGGGCAATTGGAACCGGAGAAACAGCAAGTCCAGAACAAGCACAAGACATGCACAAATTTATCCGTAAAACATTAAACGACAAATACGGTAACCAAGTGGCGGACGACATGACCATCCTTTACGGAGGTAGTGTAAAACCAGCAAATGCTAAAGAGATTTTCTCAAAACCAGACGTAGACGGAGGATTAATTGGTGGAGCAGCCTTAAAAGCTGAAGATTTTTACGCGATCGTAAATGCCTTTTAA
- the prmA gene encoding 50S ribosomal protein L11 methyltransferase, translating to MSNIIYIGYYFKVQPIQPGTEILIAELGYAGFESFVETEEGVTAYIQKEEYTDTILDDIQILKSDEFEITYTFDEIEQTNWNEEWEKNFNPIVVDDLCAVRAPFHDKFDTQYDIIIEPKMSFGTGHHETTHMMIQHILKNDFEGKSVLDMGCGTAVLAILAEMKGAKPLDAIDIDNWCYLNSLENVERNNCKHISVYEGEAALLKGKKYDTIIANINRNILLNDIAAYSKCLDAKGTLFLSGFYQEDIPMIEKECNDNQLVLKDTLTRNNWVALKFEKE from the coding sequence ATGTCAAATATTATTTACATAGGGTATTACTTTAAAGTACAACCTATACAACCAGGAACAGAAATCCTGATAGCAGAGTTAGGTTACGCAGGATTTGAAAGTTTTGTAGAGACCGAAGAAGGGGTTACAGCGTATATCCAAAAAGAAGAGTATACCGATACTATTTTGGACGATATCCAAATATTAAAGTCAGACGAGTTTGAAATCACGTATACCTTTGACGAAATTGAGCAAACCAATTGGAATGAAGAGTGGGAGAAAAACTTTAATCCAATAGTGGTCGATGATCTGTGTGCCGTACGCGCACCATTTCATGATAAGTTTGATACCCAATACGATATTATTATCGAACCAAAAATGAGTTTTGGAACAGGGCATCATGAAACCACACACATGATGATACAACATATCCTTAAAAACGATTTTGAAGGTAAGTCTGTTTTAGACATGGGATGTGGTACAGCAGTTTTAGCAATATTGGCCGAGATGAAAGGTGCAAAACCATTAGATGCAATAGATATAGACAACTGGTGCTACTTAAATAGCCTAGAAAATGTGGAACGTAACAATTGTAAACACATTTCTGTTTATGAAGGAGAAGCAGCACTTTTAAAAGGTAAAAAATACGATACTATTATTGCAAACATTAATCGTAATATTTTACTAAATGATATTGCAGCGTATTCAAAATGTTTGGATGCCAAAGGCACCTTGTTTTTAAGCGGTTTTTATCAAGAAGACATTCCAATGATAGAAAAAGAATGTAACGATAACCAACTTGTTTTAAAAGATACATTGACAAGAAATAATTGGGTAGCGCTTAAATTTGAAAAGGAATAA
- a CDS encoding M57 family metalloprotease: MKKVQFMALTSLCFILGLQSCQKDEDTIVEEQVAVKEVSAELIAKLGDAQINTKDVKLVDFMLPDGTTKEMIEVEGDIFMSEAEILNLEAVSATDRNYRTNNLVSQGKTISIIGYTGGSNALSTKEQTALQWAVNNYNALSGVSISFQLTFGTDYDSKDMVVYHNPNESGAGGSAGFPTNGNPHKFVQIYGLNNYDTNVVEHVITHEIGHSVGFRHTDWFDRASCGQNQNEGAGSIGAIDLGGNNPSTSIMLACFSSGEDGEFGVDDISALNIMY, encoded by the coding sequence ATGAAGAAAGTTCAATTTATGGCTCTAACCAGCCTATGTTTTATTCTAGGATTACAATCATGTCAAAAAGATGAAGACACTATAGTAGAAGAGCAAGTTGCGGTAAAAGAAGTCTCTGCAGAGTTAATAGCTAAATTAGGAGATGCACAAATCAATACAAAAGATGTAAAATTAGTTGATTTTATGTTGCCTGATGGCACCACAAAAGAGATGATTGAAGTAGAAGGTGATATCTTTATGAGTGAAGCGGAAATCTTAAATCTTGAAGCAGTATCTGCAACAGATAGAAATTACCGTACAAACAATTTAGTGTCTCAAGGAAAAACTATTTCTATAATTGGATACACAGGCGGAAGTAATGCTTTGTCTACTAAAGAGCAAACAGCGTTACAATGGGCTGTAAATAATTATAACGCTTTAAGTGGTGTGTCAATATCTTTTCAATTAACATTTGGAACAGATTATGACTCAAAAGATATGGTAGTATACCATAATCCAAATGAGTCTGGAGCAGGAGGATCTGCTGGTTTCCCTACTAATGGTAATCCACATAAATTTGTTCAGATTTACGGTTTAAACAATTATGATACAAATGTTGTAGAGCATGTAATTACGCATGAAATAGGTCACTCAGTAGGGTTTAGACATACAGATTGGTTTGATAGAGCTAGTTGTGGTCAAAATCAAAATGAAGGTGCAGGATCAATTGGAGCAATCGATTTAGGTGGAAATAATCCCTCAACATCAATTATGTTAGCTTGTTTTAGTAGTGGAGAAGATGGAGAATTTGGTGTAGATGACATCAGTGCGCTTAACATTATGTACTAA
- a CDS encoding ATP-dependent Clp protease adaptor ClpS gives MSTKEKVQEQHEVETLEKPNNEIVVYNDDVNTFDHVIDSLIYACDHTPEQAEQCTILVHYKGQCTVKTGSYKELEPRCTMLLEAGLSAEII, from the coding sequence ATGAGTACAAAAGAGAAAGTACAAGAACAACACGAGGTAGAGACCTTAGAAAAACCAAACAACGAGATTGTTGTGTATAACGATGATGTTAATACCTTTGATCATGTTATTGATAGTTTAATTTATGCTTGTGATCATACACCGGAACAAGCCGAACAATGTACTATTTTAGTACACTATAAAGGACAGTGCACGGTTAAAACGGGGTCTTACAAAGAGTTGGAGCCCAGATGTACCATGTTGCTAGAAGCAGGATTAAGTGCAGAAATCATTTAA
- a CDS encoding DUF2892 domain-containing protein, whose translation MKKNMGALDKSLRVLAALFIALLYYLNIISGTVAYILMALAIVFLITSFINFCPLYTVLGVNTCKRK comes from the coding sequence ATGAAAAAAAACATGGGAGCTTTAGATAAAAGCTTAAGAGTATTAGCAGCTTTATTCATAGCATTACTTTATTATCTAAATATAATTAGCGGGACAGTAGCCTATATTTTAATGGCATTAGCTATTGTTTTTTTAATCACTAGTTTTATCAATTTTTGTCCACTCTACACCGTTTTAGGAGTCAATACTTGCAAAAGAAAATAA
- a CDS encoding M50 family metallopeptidase, giving the protein MTLTDKKYQSIHLIILITVVILFWNTLLVYPIKLFVVMLHEMSHGLMAIAFGGQIIEIQISKQIGGYCLYSITPSFWSSFMTGSAGYLGSLFWGALILILAVKSEKDKYITLVIGMILLALSYFVMQSGEFFGTTMTFGLGLFMLIAFKYFGNFFHDLWLKFLGIISCAYVILDIKGDLIDNSNIGSDADAIAVLTGLPSAFIGIVWMCIALITMFIVLRYVYKKQNTNI; this is encoded by the coding sequence ATGACATTAACAGATAAAAAATATCAAAGTATCCATTTAATTATTCTGATTACAGTGGTCATATTATTCTGGAACACTTTGTTGGTTTATCCTATTAAGTTATTTGTGGTTATGCTCCACGAAATGAGCCACGGTTTAATGGCTATTGCCTTTGGTGGTCAAATAATAGAAATACAAATTAGCAAACAAATCGGAGGCTATTGTCTTTACAGTATTACACCTAGTTTTTGGAGTTCGTTTATGACGGGAAGTGCCGGTTACCTAGGAAGTTTATTTTGGGGAGCTTTGATTTTAATTTTAGCTGTCAAATCTGAAAAAGATAAATACATCACCCTAGTCATTGGCATGATCTTATTAGCACTCTCCTACTTTGTAATGCAATCCGGTGAGTTTTTTGGAACTACGATGACCTTTGGCCTAGGACTTTTTATGCTCATTGCTTTTAAATATTTTGGCAACTTCTTCCATGACTTATGGTTAAAATTTTTAGGCATCATCTCCTGTGCTTATGTCATCCTAGATATAAAAGGGGATCTGATTGATAATTCAAACATTGGCAGTGATGCCGACGCAATTGCTGTACTTACTGGTTTACCCAGTGCATTTATTGGTATTGTATGGATGTGTATTGCACTAATTACTATGTTTATTGTTTTACGCTATGTTTACAAAAAACAGAACACTAATATCTGA